In Rhododendron vialii isolate Sample 1 chromosome 9a, ASM3025357v1, the following are encoded in one genomic region:
- the LOC131302053 gene encoding uncharacterized protein LOC131302053 produces MGLKDLKNKILILGWKKSKDESVDRKPPAKPDEVKDQGKDEDGDQNKSSEESTTSNITEKMKGVSVNDEDPSSGPSQEADGAPIYASQQHYPDQGLEWRRYWRHASSGDHNWQENMTNDMVNDFFKPPY; encoded by the exons Atgggtttaaaagatctcaagaataagattttgattttgg GGTGGAAAAAATCGAAGGACGAATCAGTTGATAGAAAGCCTCCGGCAAAACCTGATGAAGTTAAGGATCAGGGCAAAGACGAAGACGGAGATCAAAACAAAAGCAGTGAAGAATCAACTACTAGTAATATAACTGAGAAAATGAAGGGGGTTAGTGTGAATGATGAAGATCCATCATCTGGACCTTCTCAAGAAGCAGATGGTGCCCCAATTTATGCTTCACAACAACACTACCCTGATCAGGGTCTGGAATGGAGACGTTATTGGAGGCATGCAAGCAGTGGTGACCACAATTGGCAAGAAAATATGACCAACGATATggttaatgatttttttaagcCTCCATATTAA
- the LOC131302047 gene encoding uncharacterized protein LOC131302047 encodes MAFLFQKFQEGVRTLAKSPTFARDPRQLQFEADINRLFLYTSYNRLGKNADEKDAEEIIDMAGKASLADQQKQVQDNIHSQIKTFSTWMDEILLPDSKSINESAESNSQKNTQTRSGLSLAVGRTSPSENSPAVPDTKPLKPAELSQKLKNLMGYTLELKPSQITHEEAGRGLFVHGQSDVGAVIAIYPGIVYSPAYYRYIPGYPKVDAQNPYLITRYDGTVINAQPWGAGGETREVWDISSVIGRRTGPTAGAQDADKGSDRMWKMLSKPLQPTRVATSGDVLERRNPLALAHFSNHPAKGMVPNVMVCPYDFPLTEKDMRTYIPNVAFGGGEEARMKRFGRFWFKSWGSGNSGSDDVPILKTLVLVATRALSDEEVLLNYRLSNSKRRPSWYTPVDEEEDRRRWS; translated from the exons GGTGTGAGAACTCTTGCTAAAAGTCCCACATTTGCTAGAGATCCAAGGCAACTTCAGTTTGAGGCTGATATAAACCGTCTGTTCCTTTACACCAG TTATAATCGGTTAGGAAAGAATGCTGATGAAAAAGATGCGGAGGAGATCATTGATATGGCTGGCAAGGCCTCCCTTGCTGACCAACAGAAGCAGGTTCAAGATAACATCCATTCTCAAATTAAAACCTTCAGCACGTGGATGGATGAAATCCTTCTTCCTGATTCCAAGAGCATAAATGAATCAGCTGAATCAAATTCACAAAAGAATACTCAGACCCGCAGTGGCCTTAGCCTTGCTGTTGGAAGGACGAGCCCCTCAGAAAACAGTCCTG CTGTACCTGATACAAAACCTTTAAAACCTGCCGAGCTGTCACAGAAGCTGAAGAATCTCATGGGCTATACTCTTGAGCTCAAACCATCTCAAATCACACATGAGGAGGCTGGTCGAGGTTTATTCGTGCATGGCCAATCTGATGTTGGTGCAGTGATTGCAATCTACCCTGGCATAGTGTACTCTCCAGCTTACTACCGTTATATTCCTGGATACCCAAAAGTCGATGCACAGAACCCTTACTTGATCACAAGGTACGACGGAACTGTGATCAATGCACAGCCCTGGGGTGCCGGAGGTGAAACTCGTGAAGTGTGGGACATCTCAAGTGTTATTGGACGTCGCACGGGGCCTACGGCGGGTGCTCAGGATGCTGACAAAGGTTCTGACCGGATGTGGAAGATGCTCAGTAAACCTTTGCAACCCACAAGAGTGGCAACAAGTGGTGATGTGTTGGAGCGGAGAAACCCACTAGCTTTAGCCCATTTTTCCAACCACCCTGCAAAGGGAATGGTCCCGAATGTCATGGTTTGTCCTTATGATTTTCCCTTAACAGAAAAGGATATGAGAACATATATACCAAATGTTGCTTTTGGAGGTGGTGAGGAAGCGAGGATGAAGAGGTTTGGTCGTTTTTGGTTTAAATCATGGGGATCCGGCAATAGTGGATCTGATGATGTTCCTATTTTGAAGACGCTTGTTCTCGTGGCCACTAGGGCGCTTTCCGATGAAGAGGTGCTGTTGAACTACAGGTTGAGCAACTCCAAGCGGCGGCCGTCCTGGTATACTCCTGTGGATGAGGAAGAGGATCGAAGAAGGTGGAGCTGA